From Vallitalea longa, one genomic window encodes:
- the tnpA gene encoding IS200/IS605 family transposase: MNNSEFKSNRHSIYNLKYHLVVITKYRHKCINKELLDDLNEIFKNIIEGKNGTIIEFNGEPDHIHLLFETPPQVELAKLVNTLKTVSSRLIRKKHSEYLKEYYCKPVFWSRSYCILTIGGATIEMIEKYIRSQAGVKD, from the coding sequence ATGAATAATAGTGAATTCAAAAGCAATAGACATTCAATATACAATCTAAAATATCATTTGGTTGTAATAACTAAATATAGACACAAATGTATTAACAAAGAACTATTAGACGACCTAAATGAAATATTCAAAAACATAATTGAAGGAAAAAACGGAACTATAATCGAATTTAATGGAGAACCTGACCATATCCATTTACTATTTGAAACACCTCCCCAAGTGGAATTAGCAAAATTAGTTAATACTCTAAAGACTGTTTCTTCAAGACTTATTAGGAAAAAACATAGTGAATATTTAAAAGAATATTACTGTAAACCCGTATTTTGGAGTAGAAGTTATTGCATTTTAACAATTGGAGGAGCAACAATAGAAATGATTGAGAAATATATTCGCTCTCAAGCAGGAGTTAAAGATTAA
- the tnpB gene encoding IS200/IS605 family element RNA-guided endonuclease TnpB: MKINKAFKYRIYPNKEQLTLIHKTFGCTRFVFNRFLNQRIELYKNEEKSTTYVNQAKELTALKKDLTWLKEVDSVSLQSALRNLDTAFKNFFQKRAKYPRFKSKRNNIKSYTTKNTNNSIRIEGSMLKFPKLGLLKTKFHREIPRNHKILSATISQVPTGAYFVSITTEFEKEIIQVPSNGNIVGLDFSMKELFVSSENQRAKYPRFFRMLEAKLIKAQRKLSRMVRFSNNWYKQKTKVARIHYKIKNSRSDFLHKLSTQLVNKYNAIAIEDLNMKGMSQALKFGKSVSDNGWGMFIAMLKYKAELRGKQLVKIDRFYPSSKTCSICGAVKKDLKLSERVYTCECGNSIDRDLNASINIKNQGKLLLQY, from the coding sequence ATGAAAATCAATAAAGCTTTCAAATATAGAATATATCCTAATAAGGAACAACTGACTTTAATTCATAAAACCTTCGGCTGTACTAGATTTGTATTCAATCGTTTTCTTAATCAAAGAATTGAATTATACAAGAATGAAGAAAAATCAACTACTTATGTTAATCAAGCTAAAGAATTAACAGCTTTGAAAAAAGATTTAACTTGGCTTAAAGAAGTGGATAGTGTTTCTCTTCAATCTGCACTTAGGAATTTAGATACTGCTTTTAAGAATTTCTTTCAAAAGAGAGCTAAATATCCTAGATTCAAATCTAAAAGAAACAATATCAAATCTTATACAACCAAAAACACTAACAATTCAATAAGAATAGAAGGCAGTATGTTGAAGTTCCCAAAATTAGGATTACTAAAAACTAAATTTCATAGAGAAATACCTAGAAATCATAAAATATTATCTGCTACTATAAGTCAAGTACCTACAGGTGCTTATTTTGTAAGTATTACTACTGAATTTGAAAAAGAAATAATTCAAGTTCCAAGTAACGGCAACATAGTAGGTTTAGATTTTTCAATGAAAGAACTGTTTGTTAGCTCTGAAAACCAAAGAGCCAAGTATCCTAGATTTTTTCGTATGTTAGAAGCTAAACTTATCAAGGCACAAAGGAAATTATCACGTATGGTAAGGTTTTCAAATAATTGGTATAAACAAAAGACTAAAGTGGCAAGAATACACTATAAAATCAAAAATTCAAGATCGGATTTTTTACATAAACTATCTACTCAATTAGTAAATAAATACAATGCTATAGCGATAGAAGACCTAAATATGAAAGGTATGAGCCAAGCATTGAAATTTGGTAAAAGCGTATCTGATAATGGTTGGGGAATGTTCATTGCAATGCTTAAATATAAAGCTGAATTAAGAGGAAAACAACTTGTGAAGATAGACAGATTCTATCCATCAAGTAAAACCTGTTCAATTTGTGGTGCAGTAAAAAAAGACTTGAAACTATCAGAAAGAGTATATACTTGTGAGTGTGGCAATTCAATAGATAGAGACCTAAATGCAAGTATAAACATTAAAAATCAAGGTAAATTGTTGTTGCAATATTAA
- a CDS encoding HsmA family protein, which translates to MLVYAIITISLALVFYTIGVWSEKIQGQLKRWHLILFWLGLVFDTTGTTLMSSISENTSILNFHGITGLLAILLMLFHAVWATIVLTKNNVNTLVKFHKFSILVWLIWLIPFLSGVMIGMR; encoded by the coding sequence ATGTTAGTTTATGCTATCATAACTATTTCTCTAGCTCTTGTGTTTTATACCATAGGTGTATGGTCCGAAAAAATACAAGGTCAACTTAAAAGATGGCATTTGATACTTTTTTGGTTGGGACTTGTATTTGATACAACTGGAACAACTCTCATGAGTTCAATATCCGAAAATACTTCCATACTAAATTTTCATGGAATTACTGGATTACTTGCAATATTATTAATGCTATTTCATGCTGTATGGGCTACTATAGTCTTAACAAAAAATAACGTAAACACGCTAGTAAAATTTCATAAATTCAGCATATTGGTTTGGTTAATCTGGCTCATTCCATTTTTATCAGGAGTAATGATTGGTATGAGGTAG
- a CDS encoding tyrosine-type recombinase/integrase translates to MEYAFPSQKGRGCKYITEKSYSDILKKVSLDSEINLESITGHSLRKTYANRLYKSTHDLEYVRKALGHKSVQI, encoded by the coding sequence ATTGAATATGCATTCCCAAGCCAAAAGGGAAGAGGATGTAAATATATCACTGAGAAATCATATTCAGATATATTAAAAAAGGTTTCACTAGATAGTGAGATCAATCTTGAAAGCATAACAGGGCATAGCTTAAGAAAAACATATGCAAATAGGTTATATAAATCAACCCATGACCTTGAATATGTAAGGAAAGCATTAGGACATAAATCAGTTCAGATTTAG
- a CDS encoding polysaccharide deacetylase family protein: MIRTRLNRKLLIRFIGILLIILAIMMLSNMLIEKTITTMSTSKKSLPIYCVDTEESKVAISFDAAWGNDDTDDLLKILDEYNIKATFFLVSMWVEKYPDDVKKILAAGHDVGNHSSTHPHMSQLSKEGIKEELMGAHEKVKSLTGYEMELFRPPFGDYNDTLVETARECNYYTIQWDVDSRVMNLQSL, encoded by the coding sequence ATGATTAGAACACGTCTTAATAGGAAGCTATTGATAAGATTTATAGGTATATTATTGATTATATTAGCGATAATGATGCTTAGTAATATGCTGATTGAAAAAACAATAACTACAATGTCCACTAGCAAAAAATCATTGCCCATATATTGTGTTGATACAGAGGAAAGCAAGGTTGCAATAAGTTTTGATGCAGCCTGGGGCAATGATGATACTGATGATTTACTTAAAATACTTGATGAATATAATATAAAAGCCACATTTTTTCTAGTAAGTATGTGGGTTGAAAAATATCCAGATGATGTTAAGAAAATATTAGCTGCTGGTCATGACGTAGGGAATCATTCAAGTACTCATCCACATATGTCTCAATTATCAAAAGAAGGCATAAAAGAAGAATTGATGGGAGCTCATGAAAAGGTCAAGAGTCTTACTGGATATGAGATGGAACTATTCAGGCCACCTTTCGGAGATTATAATGATACTTTGGTAGAAACAGCTAGGGAGTGCAATTATTATACTATCCAATGGGATGTTGACTCACGGGTGATGAACTTACAAAGTCTGTAA
- a CDS encoding replicative DNA helicase, whose amino-acid sequence MDYRNVTKGYRDRIERVALFDCLYRLEKKQKKDRAGNTIDFFGLGLLTLMFFFENMLIRNKKIGIMELADYLQEVSFNKMKLDQAGFIEISKSIIDVFRPSSGKRNRREFYNYETKELDYVDYSILKADSWDSTNNIQYYVLDEQGLELIFATKEYYSEFQISISQLLLRKQLEKGEFSSALRQIDEMRINVNSIKDKIHNIKHDIQRNIISDETYERYKELIGDINRRLTREHEEFEELMDFIRDTQNRLNDYIKQTKKEKSALIQIIKIDNELAKVHYIHTTLLKESIELKTTALESATESLYFVGLTSFNFDQEITRKYMNVPLPFESGKILASPFLRLKNYYTWSPLTVFAKQKIRKTEEQMKNDSYIDVDEDRELSETLVEQQRVYAYIVEELLLIIKDINTFTLKDIIKSSKNPLFSTREFYDFFIILHQLSPLNILDIVNSREHVFKLAFEKLIDIGSMITATELKEEITYDGNYYVRNMLIVLGGNEDD is encoded by the coding sequence ATGGATTATAGGAATGTAACAAAAGGATATAGAGATCGAATAGAAAGGGTGGCATTATTTGACTGCCTATATCGTTTGGAAAAAAAACAGAAAAAAGATAGGGCAGGAAATACTATAGATTTTTTTGGCCTAGGATTATTGACTCTAATGTTTTTCTTTGAAAATATGCTTATAAGAAATAAAAAAATAGGTATTATGGAATTAGCTGATTACCTACAAGAAGTATCTTTTAATAAAATGAAATTGGATCAAGCAGGTTTTATTGAAATAAGTAAGAGCATTATAGATGTTTTTCGACCTTCATCTGGTAAAAGAAACAGAAGAGAATTCTATAATTATGAAACTAAGGAATTGGATTATGTAGATTATTCTATACTGAAAGCAGATTCATGGGACAGTACTAATAACATCCAATATTATGTTTTGGATGAACAGGGGTTAGAGCTTATATTCGCAACCAAAGAATATTATAGTGAATTTCAAATATCCATAAGTCAGTTGTTGTTAAGGAAGCAATTGGAAAAAGGTGAATTTTCCAGTGCATTAAGACAAATTGATGAAATGAGAATTAATGTTAACAGTATAAAAGATAAGATACATAATATAAAACATGACATACAAAGGAATATTATATCTGATGAAACTTACGAAAGATATAAAGAATTAATTGGTGATATAAATAGGAGACTTACAAGAGAACACGAAGAATTTGAAGAATTGATGGATTTCATTAGGGATACCCAAAATAGATTGAATGATTATATTAAGCAGACAAAAAAAGAAAAATCTGCTTTAATTCAAATAATAAAAATAGACAATGAACTTGCAAAAGTACATTATATACATACAACATTATTAAAAGAAAGTATTGAATTAAAAACCACTGCACTTGAATCTGCGACTGAATCCCTTTATTTCGTTGGATTAACATCATTTAATTTTGATCAGGAAATAACAAGAAAATATATGAATGTACCATTACCTTTTGAAAGTGGTAAAATATTGGCTAGCCCTTTCTTAAGATTAAAGAATTATTATACTTGGTCACCACTTACAGTATTTGCAAAGCAGAAGATCAGAAAAACTGAGGAACAGATGAAAAATGATAGTTATATAGATGTTGATGAAGATAGGGAATTAAGTGAAACTTTAGTTGAACAGCAAAGGGTGTATGCATATATTGTTGAAGAGCTATTATTGATTATTAAAGATATAAATACTTTTACGCTAAAAGATATAATTAAATCCAGTAAGAATCCATTGTTCAGTACCAGAGAATTTTATGATTTCTTTATTATACTCCATCAATTATCTCCTTTAAATATATTGGATATTGTAAACAGTAGAGAGCATGTTTTTAAATTAGCTTTTGAAAAACTTATAGATATAGGTAGTATGATAACAGCAACTGAATTAAAAGAAGAAATAACTTATGACGGAAATTATTATGTAAGAAATATGTTAATAGTCTTAGGGGGGAATGAAGATGATTAA
- a CDS encoding DUF6063 family protein → MINHELITQAFKIFSKLNAEGEVLKTDCNKFFTDEIVRSLVMEFANEVDCTVVTAAYYIYLVPLTKNSIYHITNSDIKRIYFPAKTLNMDIYLMYVAIIIFIGEFYDSYQSANSTRDFITINDWLDSMNKRMDSLNQVDEETLISLEQENEYNWIGILKKWEAMDNIKEGVRKQTAKTVSRMGFMTIVKKFMLDQKLIKEIGRDELELTEKTKAIVGKYFMEYEYNRGILDVIYQLENEEE, encoded by the coding sequence ATGATTAACCACGAACTTATAACTCAAGCATTCAAAATATTTTCAAAATTAAATGCTGAAGGTGAAGTATTAAAAACTGATTGCAATAAATTCTTTACAGACGAAATCGTAAGAAGCCTAGTCATGGAATTTGCCAATGAGGTAGATTGTACGGTGGTTACTGCCGCCTATTATATTTATTTAGTTCCTTTGACTAAAAACTCAATATATCATATAACTAATAGTGATATCAAAAGAATATATTTTCCTGCAAAAACTCTCAACATGGATATTTATCTTATGTATGTTGCTATTATTATTTTTATAGGGGAGTTCTATGATAGTTACCAATCAGCTAATTCTACAAGAGATTTCATTACTATAAATGATTGGCTTGACAGTATGAACAAGCGTATGGATAGTCTTAATCAAGTTGATGAGGAAACTCTTATAAGCTTAGAACAAGAGAATGAATATAATTGGATAGGCATCCTGAAAAAATGGGAAGCTATGGATAATATTAAAGAGGGAGTTAGAAAACAGACAGCTAAGACTGTAAGTCGTATGGGATTTATGACTATTGTTAAAAAGTTTATGCTTGACCAAAAATTGATAAAAGAAATAGGACGTGATGAACTTGAATTGACAGAGAAAACAAAAGCTATTGTTGGTAAGTATTTTATGGAATATGAATATAATAGAGGAATTTTAGATGTTATTTACCAGTTGGAGAATGAGGAGGAATAG
- a CDS encoding type II toxin-antitoxin system RnlB family antitoxin, which translates to MDYDNCTVLFDLLLKNGNRDDRFYTINYCNNTFDFNSLTHITDIPNDIRKHCCEYYYTNQYLFENTILPLPLVFLIKKGQII; encoded by the coding sequence ATTGATTACGATAATTGTACAGTTTTATTTGATTTATTACTAAAGAATGGTAATCGTGACGATCGTTTTTACACAATTAACTATTGTAATAATACTTTTGATTTTAATTCACTAACTCATATAACAGATATTCCTAATGATATACGGAAACACTGTTGTGAATACTATTATACTAATCAATATCTATTTGAAAATACTATTTTACCATTACCATTAGTATTTTTAATTAAAAAGGGACAAATAATATAA
- a CDS encoding recombinase family protein: MIAIYARQSIDKKDSISIESQIDFCKKEFTTEEYRVYTDKGFSGSNTNRPQFEQMLKDIKHQDISKVIVYKLDRISRSILDFAKIIELFKKYHVEFTSATEKFDTSTPMGNAMLNITMVFAQLERETIQRRIKDSYYARGKKGFFMGGKTPYGCIKEQIAIDGVKTSTLKPNPEEYNVLIKIFDLYSISDLSLGKLAASLNEEGYKSPNGVNWDGQKLQRILRNPVYVKADADIYTYFENKGCKINNDISEFIGTNGCYLYGKRDRNASKYTNIQDHVLSLALHEGFINSHIWLSCQYKLDSNRQIKNSGKGKHSWLSGLVKCGYCNYAMTVKTYKDYKYLSCTGRTNYKVCDRKQRTHYVYEIEDYVKNELTKQLANLKAVKQDTPKEVSYELNQLKLQLINIDKQIDNLINQLAQGNEVITNYINKKIVQLDSEKNDILEEIDKHTRDDKLSQEQILDATKDISLWNELTLEEKKRIARRFINKVFVTDDVIKIEWKS, translated from the coding sequence ATGATAGCCATATACGCCCGTCAATCCATCGACAAAAAAGACAGCATCTCCATAGAAAGCCAAATAGACTTCTGCAAAAAAGAATTCACCACCGAAGAGTACCGTGTCTACACCGACAAAGGTTTCAGCGGCAGCAACACCAACCGCCCCCAATTCGAACAAATGCTAAAAGATATCAAACACCAAGATATCTCAAAAGTAATTGTTTATAAGTTAGACCGTATCAGTCGTTCAATTCTTGACTTTGCTAAGATAATAGAACTGTTCAAAAAGTATCACGTAGAATTCACTAGTGCTACTGAGAAATTTGATACAAGTACACCTATGGGTAATGCTATGCTTAACATAACTATGGTATTCGCACAGCTGGAACGTGAAACCATCCAGCGACGTATAAAAGACAGCTACTACGCACGAGGCAAAAAAGGCTTTTTCATGGGAGGCAAAACCCCTTACGGATGTATAAAAGAACAGATTGCAATAGATGGTGTCAAGACTTCAACCTTGAAACCCAATCCTGAAGAATATAATGTCCTAATTAAGATATTTGACCTCTACTCTATTTCTGATCTGTCACTAGGTAAGCTTGCTGCATCATTAAACGAAGAAGGCTATAAATCACCTAATGGTGTCAACTGGGACGGACAGAAACTTCAGAGAATCCTACGTAATCCTGTATACGTGAAAGCTGATGCAGATATATACACATATTTTGAAAACAAAGGCTGTAAGATTAACAATGACATATCTGAATTCATTGGTACCAATGGTTGCTATCTCTATGGAAAAAGAGATCGTAACGCAAGTAAGTACACGAATATACAAGACCACGTTCTATCACTGGCATTACATGAAGGATTCATCAATAGTCATATATGGTTGAGTTGTCAATATAAGCTTGACAGCAATAGACAGATCAAGAATAGCGGAAAAGGAAAACATTCCTGGTTAAGCGGTCTAGTGAAATGTGGCTACTGTAATTATGCTATGACTGTTAAGACTTACAAAGATTATAAATATCTATCATGCACAGGAAGAACAAACTATAAAGTATGTGATAGAAAGCAACGAACTCATTATGTATATGAGATAGAAGACTATGTAAAAAACGAACTCACTAAACAATTAGCTAACCTAAAGGCTGTCAAACAAGATACTCCAAAAGAAGTCAGTTATGAACTTAACCAGTTGAAATTACAGCTTATCAATATAGATAAACAGATTGACAATCTAATCAATCAACTGGCACAAGGTAACGAAGTAATAACTAATTATATCAATAAAAAAATAGTTCAGCTGGATTCAGAAAAAAATGATATACTAGAAGAGATAGATAAGCATACTCGAGATGATAAGTTGAGCCAAGAACAGATACTTGATGCAACTAAGGATATCAGTCTCTGGAATGAGCTGACTCTGGAAGAGAAAAAAAGGATTGCTAGAAGATTCATAAACAAGGTTTTCGTCACTGATGACGTGATTAAGATTGAGTGGAAAAGCTAG